The Macrobrachium nipponense isolate FS-2020 chromosome 19, ASM1510439v2, whole genome shotgun sequence genome contains a region encoding:
- the LOC135216296 gene encoding uncharacterized protein LOC135216296 — protein sequence MDGGAPDISADVATLDLNVEPMTVGGELLVEVGLLGAQGLPLGASGSSSPLASSSSFQGFTESDIPAKTSAASVVPKVKGQREQKTLERSSSKKTSASSSRKSLAHHPGAEKAKTSSSLHSKGSRGKSSKEKVCAPAEPAPSSSTGARPETPAETSTSGLFDLVSFTAGVMQQVGNMVGTMMNTRFDEMLAHISTSFAQSGQLIQNISDRLTDQENRLAGLSQNPPAVLPLAGTGMPPMPDYNSLPPFAMSNPWRVAAFAPFKDGMISIPDCGTRRIEGFEFHPAGLQPPFFGYARLTEAALNREDKIHKETVIYSREQAQREWVRCLENWDCTNTKLQAFKSPFTIFATEDEAPLPFTTKIAEVTIQAAMKVEPLPQLRESDPTSPLFPAFGDLWADLPATFTVGKLKPDCAIDQFGKRLPRLPDNLIQAKFEARTRLGRTLNALVMTEVAAITYGSEPLFKLLAKAQTQTVQSDLYELVVARRNCRKHVLQEATIRHEPNKLLSSTIWGADLFPEAAVNEVQHEATRLNQSLKIRWGLPTKRKQESTPSSSKKLKKPRKFPSFQSQQQQQFVQAVPVSQPVQPSTSKGQSQPILLLTPQSQPSTSYAVSPAFNPVFESQAFQAINRFARGSRARGAFRQRGGRRATNRGKHFHGGRGARPAQ from the coding sequence ATGGACGGGGGAGCTCCGGACATCTCCGCAGACGTCGCGACGCTTGATCTTAATGTTGAACCAATGACGGTAGGAGGTGagttgttagttgaggtaggtttgttgggcgctcaagggcttcccttgggcgcttctggatcttcttcccctttggcttcctcttcttctttccaaggcttcacggaaTCAGATATTCCGGCCAAGACGTCTGCTGCCTCAGTTGTTCCCAAGGTGAAGGGACAACGAGAGCAGAAGACCCTAGAGAGGTCGTCTTCCAAGAAGACGTCGGCctcttcttctcgtaagtctctggctcaccatcccggagcagagaaagcgaaGACCTCTTCATCTTTGCACTCTAAAGGGTCAAGAGGTAAATCCTCTAAAGAGAAGGTCTGTGCTCCTGCCGAGCCAGCACCTTCCTCTTCTACCGGAGCTCGTCCGGAGACCCCTGCTGAGACCAGTACCTCTGGTCTATTCGATCTTGTATCCTTTACAGCAGGGGTCATGCAACAGGTGGGGAATATGGTGGGCACGATGATGAACACTAGGTTCGACGAGATGCTCGCTCACATCTCCACCTCGTTTGCTCAGTCCGGACAGTTGATCCAGAACATCTCGGATCGGCTGACGGACCAGGAGAACCGGCTGGCTGGTCTCAGTCAGAACCCTCCAGCAGTGCTTCCTCTAGCAGGCACCGGAATGCCTCCGATGCCTGACTATAACTCCCTTCCCCCTTTCgccatgagcaatccttggagggtagcagcctttgcacccttcaaggatggaatgatTTCCATCCCGGACTGCGGAACTCGTCGTATCGAGGGCTTCGAGTTCCATCCCGCTGGCCTACAACCACCTTTTTTTGGTTACGCTAGGTTGACGGAAGCAGCTCTCAATAGGGAAGATAAGATCCATAAAGAGACTGTTATCTACAGCCGGGAGCAGGCTCAGAGGGAATGGGTGAGATGCCTGGAAAATTGGGATTGTACTAATACCAagctccaggcattcaagagccccttcacaATCTTTGCGACGGAGGatgaggcaccactccccttcacaacAAAGATTGCTGAAGTGACCATTCAGGCCGCAATGAAGGTTGAACCTCTCCCTCAGCTGAGGGAGTCGGATCCAACATCCCCACTCTTCCCAGCCTTTGGGGACCTCTGGGCGGACCTTCCGGCAACCTTCACTGTTGGGAAACTCAAGCCAGACTGTGCCATCGATCAGTTTGGCAAGAGACTCCCAAGGTTGCCAGATAACCTAATCCAAGCCAAATTCGAAGCAAGGACTAGGTTAGGGAGGACGCTTAACGCCTTggtgatgacagaggttgccgccatAACTTATGGTTCGGAGCCTCTGTTTAAGCTCTTGGCAAAAGCTCAAACACAGACCGTACAGTCAGATCTGTACGAGTTAGTAGTAGCAAGAcggaactgcaggaaacatgtcctgcaggaagctacgattcggcatgagccaaataagttgctGTCGTCCACaatctggggagctgacctcttcccagaagctgcTGTGAACGAAGTACAGCACGAGGCGAccaggcttaaccagagccttaagaTTCGCTGGGGTCTTCCCACCAAAAGAAAGCAGGAAAGCACTCCTTCTAGCTCCAAAAAGTTAAAGAAACCTAGGAAGTTCCCGTCCTTCCAatcacagcaacagcaacaatttgtgcaggcagtcccggTTTCACAACCTGTGCAACCGTCGACTTCAAAAGGTCAAagtcagcccatcctcctgttgactCCCCAAAgccagccctcgacctcctacgctgttTCCCCGGCTTTCAATCCTGTATTTGAAAGCCAGGCATTCCAAGCCATCAATAGGTTtgcaaggggaagcagggctagagGTGCATTTCGCCAGAGGGGTGGCAGAAGGGCAACCAACAGAGGCAAACACTTCCATGGAGGACGTGGAGCACGTCCTGCACAGTAA
- the LOC135211449 gene encoding uncharacterized protein K02A2.6-like: MRRNILTRLHDSHRGVEATKRRAKQTVYWPGINSDIANTVHACEPCQIMQPSQQQEPWLCNENPSRPFESVSADFFSVAGKSFLVYVDRLSGWPVVVKFGTNTTAEATTRHFSHIFRDLGVPVRLMTDGGPQFTSSEFKNFLGRWGVQHVMSTPHYPQSNGHAEVAVKKVKHFILKVAPSGNIDTEDFDRGLLEIRNTPNYAGRSPAQILYGQALRSCVPAHASSFKQEWQAKAEEYDRRVASCSQAAKIRYDSHAHPLAPLKLDDNVRIQDPISKRWDKTGVIMGIGKSRDYHVKLPSGRILWRNRRFLRPVHLPNSQLRDEMQQYPKKKDVAPATSQQPQSDTHLEYRRSPRLHTRS, from the coding sequence ATGCGACGCAATATTTTAACACGCCTTCATGACAGCCATCGTGGTGTGGAGGCAACTAAGCGTCGGGCTAAACAGACTGTATATTGGCCAGGTATTAATTCAGATATAGCCAATACGGTCCACGCCTGTGAGCCATGTCAGATAATGCAGCCAAGTCAACAGCAGGAGCCGTGGTTATGCAACGAGAACCCCTCTCGTCCTTTCGAATCTGTATCGGCTGATTTCTTCAGTGTTGCTGGGAAATCTTTCCTCGTGTATGTAGACAGGCTATCTGGATGGCCAGTAGTGGTAAAATTTGGTACTAATACTACAGCAGAAGCAACGACACGACACTTCAGCCACATCTTCCGAGACTTAGGTGTTCCTGTAAGGCTGATGACAGATGGTGGACCTCAGTTCACCAGCTCTGAATTCAAAAATTTTCTGGGCAGATGGGGTGTTCAACATGTGATGTCCACACCCCACTATCCCCAAAGCAATGGCCATGCTGAAGTAGCTGTAAAGAAGGTCAAACATTTTATCCTAAAGGTAGCACCTTCTGGGAATATCGACACCGAAGACTTTGACAGAGGATTGTTGGAGATACGGAATACTCCTAACTATGCTGGCCGTTCTCCAGCACAGATATTATATGGCCAAGCCCTCCGATCATGTGTCCCAGCCCATGCATCATCATTCAAGCAGGAATGGCAAGCAAAAGCAGAAGAATACGACCGTCGTGTAGCATCATGTTCTCAAGCAGCCAAAATACGGTATGACAGCCATGCACACCCTTTGGCACCACTTAAGCTTGATGATAATGTCCGGATTCAAGACCCTATCTCTAAGCGATGGGATAAGACAGGCGTTATAATGGGCATCGGCAAGTCGCGAGACTACCATGTGAAGTTACCCTCaggaagaatattatggcgtaacCGCCGTTTCTTACGCCCTGTACATCTCCCTAATTCACAATTGCGGGATGAGATGCAACAGTATCCAAAGAAGAAGGATGTAGCCCCTGCTACAAGTCAACAACCGCAAAGTGACACTCACCTAGAGTATCGACGTTCACCTAGACTCCATACCCGTTCATAA